One stretch of Zerene cesonia ecotype Mississippi chromosome 20, Zerene_cesonia_1.1, whole genome shotgun sequence DNA includes these proteins:
- the LOC119835242 gene encoding protein downstream neighbor of son homolog isoform X1 has product MDPPSPWKTPNQVMQLHKLKKKKKALQERMKQPLQPTAEGTTQCIKPAAELDFSRILNGDKRKNPFSKNAAEHNKKVKLEERPQLDESNDKTLFALLKLPAKVVEKPPHEVDLEKLSTFSNLLQKFTADHTVETKVTEQKYKKLPIDWALKTKVRLMSTKPFPWTNKLKASEEASGITGFVRCLDTTSSSTLDTSPRARFHQTCLYWQHPHLPWLSLFPRSSGKVAATSFMATNEEVKQALLTEWTESFRSLFQLLRALHCPYFYVCGNTFTVLFVAAGLCGLAEPCALVAPTTRGFRNTLRQEDVEFTMPLRPDNKKKLNTSDEDRKNSSHDSCYDTMDEVKEQRESGDEEDPDEFLSQMGLETEELRKINNAQARLAQSAESSVDSAAQSLACVRGADAQALFNFLLNCRSLAGATGALAGVPPTLLAPTAFHGGTLHSLKVRENVILSDNKKYYSIELRGPILPTTIHSLFNVLKTTSSAQFSATFAHLQPTLAFSWAARTIAEEESAKENEPNHFAKAFKKENLSDCGISEDLLLHFCSSDPSAIKSLDSVKYNAEDDTYTW; this is encoded by the exons ATGGATCCCCCATCGCCATGGAAAACACCAAACCAAGTGATGCAGCTTCACAagcttaaaaagaaaaagaaagctTTACAA gAGCGTATGAAACAACCGCTGCAACCTACTGCTGAAGGCACCACACAATGTATTAAGCCTGCAGCTGAATTAGATTTCTCCCGAATTCTCAATGgtgataaaagaaaaaatccattttcaaa gaaTGCTGcagaacacaataaaaaagtaaaactaGAGGAAAGACCACAGTTAGATGAATCTAATGACAAAACACTATTTGCATTATTAAAGCTACCGGCTAAAGTTGTTGAAAAGCCTCCACATGAAGTTGACTTAGAGAAGTTATctacattttcaaatttattacaaaaattcacaGCCGATCATACTGTGGAAACT AAAGTCAcagaacaaaaatacaaaaaattacccATAGATTGGGCGTTGAAAACAAAAGTGAGACTAATGTCGACAAAACCATTCCCTtggacaaataaattaaaagctaGCGAAGAAGCATCTGGAATCACAGG GTTTGTCCGTTGTCTCGATACAACCTCATCTTCCACATTGGATACGTCCCCGCGAGCTCGCTTCCACCAGACTTGTCTCTACTGGCAGCATCCGCACTTACCTTGGCTAAGCCTCTTCCCGCGCTCATCTGGTAAGGTAGCCGCCACTAGCTTTATGGCAACGAACGAGGAAGTGAAACAGGCCCTGTTGACAGAATGGACGGAAAGCTTTCGATCTTTGTTCCAG CTGCTCCGCGCGCTGCACTGCCCGTACTTCTACGTGTGCGGCAACACGTTCACGGTGCTGTTCGTGGCGGCCGGCCTGTGCGGGCTGGCCGAGCCGTGCGCGCTCGTGGCGCCCACCACGCGCGGCTTCCGCAACACGCTCCGGCAGGAAG ATGTAGAATTCACAATGCCTCTCCGGCCGGACAACAAGAAGAAATTGAATACTTCAGACGAAGACCGCAAGAACTCGTCGCACGATAGCTGCTACGACACCATGGACGAAGTGAAGGAACAGAGAGAGTCGGGGGATGAGGAGGACCCGGACGAGTTCCTGTCGCAGATGGGTCTCGAGACTGAGGAGCTGAGGAAGATAAATAACGCGCAG GCGCGGCTGGCGCAGAGCGCGGAGAGCAGCGTGGACAGCGCGGCGCAGTCGCTGGCGTGCGTGCGCGGCGCGGACGCGCAGGCGCTGTTCAACTTCCTGCTCAACTGCCGCTCGCTGGCCGGCGCCACGGGCGCGCTGGCCGGCGTGCCGCCCACGCTGCTCGCGCCCACCGCCTTCCACGGCGGCACGCTGCACTCGCTCAAG GTCCGAGAAAATGTAATCCTATCGGACAACAAGAAATACTATTCAATAGAACTGCGCGGTCCCATATTACCAACCACCATACATTCACTATTCAACGTCCTAAAAACAACATCATCAGCTCAGTTCAGCGCAACCTTCGCCCACCTCCAGCCCACCCTCGCATTCTCTTGGGCTGCTAGAACGATAGCTgaag AAGAAAGCGCTAAGGAAAATGAACCGAATCACTTTGCAAAGGCGTTCAAAAAGGAGAATCTATCAGACTGCGGGATCAGTGAAGACCTATTGTTGCACTTTTGTTCGTCAGATCCGAGCGCAATAAAATCATTGGACagtgttaaatataatgcGGAAGATGACACTTACACTTGGTGA
- the LOC119835242 gene encoding protein downstream neighbor of son homolog isoform X2 has product MDPPSPWKTPNQVMQLHKLKKKKKALQERMKQPLQPTAEGTTQCIKPAAELDFSRILNGDKRKNPFSKNAAEHNKKVKLEERPQLDESNDKTLFALLKLPAKVVEKPPHEVDLEKLSTFSNLLQKFTADHTVETKVTEQKYKKLPIDWALKTKVRLMSTKPFPWTNKLKASEEASGITGFVRCLDTTSSSTLDTSPRARFHQTCLYWQHPHLPWLSLFPRSSGKVAATSFMATNEEVKQALLTEWTESFRSLFQLLRALHCPYFYVCGNTFTVLFVAAGLCGLAEPCALVAPTTRGFRNTLRQEDVEFTMPLRPDNKKKLNTSDEDRKNSSHDSCYDTMDEVKEQRESGDEEDPDEFLSQMGLETEELRKINNAQARLAQSAESSVDSAAQSLACVRGADAQALFNFLLNCRSLAGATGALAGVPPTLLAPTAFHGGTLHSLKVRENVILSDNKKYYSIELRGPILPTTIHSLFNVLKTTSSAQFSATFAHLQPTLAFSWAARTIAEESAKENEPNHFAKAFKKENLSDCGISEDLLLHFCSSDPSAIKSLDSVKYNAEDDTYTW; this is encoded by the exons ATGGATCCCCCATCGCCATGGAAAACACCAAACCAAGTGATGCAGCTTCACAagcttaaaaagaaaaagaaagctTTACAA gAGCGTATGAAACAACCGCTGCAACCTACTGCTGAAGGCACCACACAATGTATTAAGCCTGCAGCTGAATTAGATTTCTCCCGAATTCTCAATGgtgataaaagaaaaaatccattttcaaa gaaTGCTGcagaacacaataaaaaagtaaaactaGAGGAAAGACCACAGTTAGATGAATCTAATGACAAAACACTATTTGCATTATTAAAGCTACCGGCTAAAGTTGTTGAAAAGCCTCCACATGAAGTTGACTTAGAGAAGTTATctacattttcaaatttattacaaaaattcacaGCCGATCATACTGTGGAAACT AAAGTCAcagaacaaaaatacaaaaaattacccATAGATTGGGCGTTGAAAACAAAAGTGAGACTAATGTCGACAAAACCATTCCCTtggacaaataaattaaaagctaGCGAAGAAGCATCTGGAATCACAGG GTTTGTCCGTTGTCTCGATACAACCTCATCTTCCACATTGGATACGTCCCCGCGAGCTCGCTTCCACCAGACTTGTCTCTACTGGCAGCATCCGCACTTACCTTGGCTAAGCCTCTTCCCGCGCTCATCTGGTAAGGTAGCCGCCACTAGCTTTATGGCAACGAACGAGGAAGTGAAACAGGCCCTGTTGACAGAATGGACGGAAAGCTTTCGATCTTTGTTCCAG CTGCTCCGCGCGCTGCACTGCCCGTACTTCTACGTGTGCGGCAACACGTTCACGGTGCTGTTCGTGGCGGCCGGCCTGTGCGGGCTGGCCGAGCCGTGCGCGCTCGTGGCGCCCACCACGCGCGGCTTCCGCAACACGCTCCGGCAGGAAG ATGTAGAATTCACAATGCCTCTCCGGCCGGACAACAAGAAGAAATTGAATACTTCAGACGAAGACCGCAAGAACTCGTCGCACGATAGCTGCTACGACACCATGGACGAAGTGAAGGAACAGAGAGAGTCGGGGGATGAGGAGGACCCGGACGAGTTCCTGTCGCAGATGGGTCTCGAGACTGAGGAGCTGAGGAAGATAAATAACGCGCAG GCGCGGCTGGCGCAGAGCGCGGAGAGCAGCGTGGACAGCGCGGCGCAGTCGCTGGCGTGCGTGCGCGGCGCGGACGCGCAGGCGCTGTTCAACTTCCTGCTCAACTGCCGCTCGCTGGCCGGCGCCACGGGCGCGCTGGCCGGCGTGCCGCCCACGCTGCTCGCGCCCACCGCCTTCCACGGCGGCACGCTGCACTCGCTCAAG GTCCGAGAAAATGTAATCCTATCGGACAACAAGAAATACTATTCAATAGAACTGCGCGGTCCCATATTACCAACCACCATACATTCACTATTCAACGTCCTAAAAACAACATCATCAGCTCAGTTCAGCGCAACCTTCGCCCACCTCCAGCCCACCCTCGCATTCTCTTGGGCTGCTAGAACGATAGCTgaag AAAGCGCTAAGGAAAATGAACCGAATCACTTTGCAAAGGCGTTCAAAAAGGAGAATCTATCAGACTGCGGGATCAGTGAAGACCTATTGTTGCACTTTTGTTCGTCAGATCCGAGCGCAATAAAATCATTGGACagtgttaaatataatgcGGAAGATGACACTTACACTTGGTGA
- the LOC119835216 gene encoding chromodomain-helicase-DNA-binding protein Mi-2 homolog has protein sequence MDTSDIKEEIKTEEKEAKVVKEEIKEERRMSVDEESPKDEEKSEEKKADEKDEKPEKEDDKKDDVKSEKAESEASEKPKEEKKDEDDDDVVLVKEEEDLKVERRKFMFNIADGGFTELHTLWLNEERAAAPGREYEIWHRRHDYWLLAGIVTHGYGRWQDIQNDLRFAIINEPFKMDVGKGNFLEIKNKFLARRFKLLEQALVIEEQLRRAAYLNLTQDPNHPAMSLNARFAEVECLAESHQHLSKESLAGNKPANAVLHKVLNQLEELLSDMKSDVSRLPATLARIPPVAQRLQMSERSILSRLAATAGNPVPAGQMAQFPGGFQSGTLPGFSAAAAAANFTNFRPQYSVPGQPATPSSNKS, from the exons ATGGACACGAGCGACATCAAAGAGGAAATCAAAACTGAAGAGAAGGAAGCTAAGGTAGTAAAAGAAGAAATTAAAGAGGAACGCCGTATGTCCGTCGACGAGGAGTCGCCTAAAGATGAAGAAAAATCTGAAGAAAAGAAAGCAGATGAGAAAGACGAGAAACCAGAAAAGGAAGATGACAAAAAAGATGACGTCAAGAGTGAGAAAGCTGAGTCTGAGGCTTCCGAGAAGCCGAAAGAAGAGAAGAAAGACGAAGACGACGACGACGTGGTACTCGTCAAGGAGGAGGAGGATCTCAAGGTTGAACGCCGCAAGTTCATGTTCAACATCGCTGATGGTGGTTTTACAGAGCTGCATACGTTGTGGCTGAATGAGGAGAGAGCGGCTGCGCCTGGTAGAGAGTACGAGATATGGCACAGGCGGCACGACTATTGGCTGCTGGCTGGCATCGTAACGCACGGCTATGGCCGCTGGCAGGACATTCAGAATGATTTGCGGTTCGCGATCATCAATGAGCCGTTCAAGATGGACGTCGGCAAGGGCAACTTCCTtgagattaaaaataagttcCTGGCGAGGCGATTtaag CTGCTAGAGCAAGCGCTGGTGATAGAGGAGCAGCTGCGGCGCGCCGCGTACCTGAACCTGACGCAGGATCCCAACCACCCGGCCATGTCGCTGAACGCGCGTTTCGCCGAGGTGGAGTGCCTCGCCGAGTCGCACCAGCACCTCAGCAAGGAGTCGCTCGCCGGCAACAAGCCGGCTAACGCGGTGCTGCATAAG GTGCTGAACCAGCTGGAGGAGCTGCTGTCGGACATGAAGTCGGACGTGTCGCGGCTGCCGGCGACGCTGGCGCGCATCCCGCCCGTGGCGCAGCGCCTGCAGATGTCGGAGCGGTCCATCCTGTCGCGCCTCGCCGCCACCGCCGGCAACCCCGTGCCCGCCG GGCAAATGGCGCAATTCCCGGGCGGGTTCCAGTCGGGCACGCTGCCGGGCTTCtctgcggcggcggcggcggccaACTTCACCAACTTCCGGCCGCAGTACTCCGTGCCTGGACAGCCCGCCACGCCCTCATCTAAT AAATCGTAA